Proteins encoded within one genomic window of Strongyloides ratti genome assembly S_ratti_ED321, scaffold srae_chrx_scaffold0000005:
- a CDS encoding Putative sodium-coupled neutral amino acid transporter 9, which produces MSDLRRTITNNQRIRLETEHSEGNMLIQDFPINDNVDENIANSLPVDLNINRLQRNNGRERTISYTMNDNQTIQVSRDRLPYHNPPSLPASRAASIISIRSTTEQERREHHNMAIRYRFFNRLDPGGSRLIMPDHVLPDQFFSILPFDDFRDDGGKQGSIVTIFSIWNTMMGTSLLAMPWAISQAGLILGTLLILGMAGLALYTAYRIVQSPDGLLMPINSGKAEVSDVCRYFWGKTGEYTSVFFSIITLLGGVLVYWVLMSNFLYYTVNVFHDALQPNSTTIPSMANKTFKCDVYCPMELYQEKVHYPDFTFYNPRFYTKDELLNDDDKSFFSYDNLWSLQGTVPVILFFFIFPLMNFKSPTFFTKFNMLGTISVMYLITFTVMKAFECGINVDFFNKGSQNYAPLWRLRFPALTGTLALSYFIHNAILTILRNQKNPQNNARDLSIGYSLSALCYLIIGTMFYIAFPTYRNCISDNFLNNFGTGDVMSATARLFLLFQMITVLPLLMYFIRSQFFYVVSAVTTAIFYPHVGSILRYIGAISGLVYIFALPCAIHLKRLQIRGELRKRDIIIHGLIVFLGILNLVAQFFV; this is translated from the exons ATGTCTGACTTAAGAAGAACAATAACAAATAACCAACGTATAAGACTAGAAACAGAACATTCTGAAGGAAATATGTTAATTCAGGATTTTCcaattaatgataatgtgGATGAGAATATTGCAAATAGTTTACCGGTTGACTTAAA tattaatCGTTTACAACGTAATAATGGTAGGGAAAGAACAATTTCTTATACAATGAATGATAATCAAACAATACAAGTTTCTCGAGATCGTTTACCATATCATAATCCACCAAGTTTACCTGCATCAAGAGCTGCTTCCATTATTTCAATAAGATCAACTACAGAACAAGAAAGACGAGAACACCATAATATGGCCATACGTTATAGATTTTTTAATCGTCTTGATCCAGGTGGTTCACGTCTTATTATGCCTGATCACGTCTTACCTgatcaatttttttcaattttaccTTTTGATGATTTTAGAGATGATGGAGGAAAACAAGGAAGTATTGTTacaat tttttcTATATGGAATACAATGATGGGAACATCTTTATTAGCTATGCCATGGGCTATTAGTCAAGCTGGATTAATTTTGGGAACTTTATTAATTCTTGGAATGGCAGGATTAGCTTTATATACTGCATATAGAATTGTTCAAAGTCCTGATGGTTTATTGATGCCAATTAATTCAGGAAAAGCTGAAGTTTCAGATGTCTGTAGATATTTTTGGGGAAAAACTGGTGAATATACTTctgtatttttttcaataataacaCTTCTTGGTGGTGTACTTGTTTATTGGGTTTTAatgtcaaattttttatattatactgTAAATGTTTTTCATGATGCATTACAACCAAATTCAACAACTATTCCATCAATGGCTAATAAGACATTTAAATGTGATGTTTATTGTCCAATGGAATTATATCAAGAAAAAGTACATTATCCtgattttactttttataatccaagattttatacaaaagatgaattattaaatgatgatgataaatcatttttttcatatgaTAATTTATGGTCATTACAAGGAACAGTACCAgtaatactatttttttttatttttccattaatgaattttaaaagtccaacattttttacaaaatttaatatgcTTGGAACAATATCTGTTATGTATCTAATAACATTTACTGTTATGAAAGCATTTGAATGTGGTATTaatgttgatttttttaataaaggaTCACAAAATTATGCACCATTATGGAGATTACGTTTTCCAGCTTTAACAGGAACATTAgcattatcatattttattcataatgctatattaacaatattaagaaatcaaaaaaatcCACAAAATAATGCCCGTGATCTTAGTATAGGATATTCATTGTCAGCATTATGTTACCTAATTATTGGAACAATGTTTTATATTGCTTTTCCCACCTATAGAAATTGTATCtctgataattttttaaataattttggaACAGGTGATGTTATGTCAGCAACAGCaagattatttttgttatttcaaATGATAACTGTTCTCCCattattaatgtattttattagaaGTCAATTTTTTTACGTTGTATCTG ctGTAACAACAGCCATTTTTTATCCACATGTTGGAAGTATTTTACGTTACATTGGAGCCATATCAGGTTTGGTATATATTTTCGCACTTCCATGTGCCATTCACCTTAAACGCCTTCAGATACGGGGAGAACTTAGGAAGAGAGATATTATAATTCATGGtcttattgtatttttaggTATTCTTAATTTGGTCGCtcaattttttgtataa